The region ATTCTCCCTCTTTTGCACAGGCGGATTCTAAAAGTGAAGTTTTTGAAAATGACATGGAAAAAATCTGCATAGCAATTGATGGTTTCAAGCAAAAACTTAAAGAGTACAGAATTGAAGATTTTAAGTTTTACGCTAATCAACAATTAATTGATGACTTATCGGCGAGTTATATTGCCGATCAAATTAAAGTTCGAACTGGACTACAAGTTGAATGGTTAAGCGGGAGTCAAATTGTCTACGCTAAAGTATTAAGTGGAATTAAAAGTTTTTCTAAAGTTCAACGTGGGAAAACTGAGACAATTCCTATTTATTTATTAAGTTTAGGATCAGCAATGATCAATCTGTCTTATTTTGAAAATCATAAATTTGCTTCAACTTGGAGTTTACCTTTAGGACCACGTGAGATTCAAGAAATTAATGAAATTACTACTACCACTCCAAATAATCCGATCGATGTGATCAAAGATTACATTGGAGCAAAGATTGGTCATTTAACTCGGCAAATTAAACCTAGTGCTAACGCAGCGATTATGATTCAACATGCAGATAGTTTAAGTAATAAGTATCTTCATGAAAATGACACAGTCACTAGAATAACTTCGAAAGAATTCGATCAATTTTATAAAAACACAGTTAATATGCCGGCATCATATATGATGCAAGAATATCAACTAGAGCCGGCAGTTGCAGAACATACTTTGCCGAATTTAATTGCAATTCGCAAGTTTATTAAGTTGCTCAAGCCTGATGAAATTTATATTACAGATATGTCTGTAATTACTGGGTTATTGATGCAAGAAGCAAAAAAGCACACCAATAAAGAAATTTATAGTGATGATATTATTACAACTTTTGCTAAAAATATGGCTAATCGCTATCTAGTAGATGAA is a window of Lactobacillus intestinalis DNA encoding:
- a CDS encoding Ppx/GppA phosphatase family protein, whose amino-acid sequence is MRNKLFGLIYMSSYKIQLNIVNLKDLTIIEKIDSPSFAQADSKSEVFENDMEKICIAIDGFKQKLKEYRIEDFKFYANQQLIDDLSASYIADQIKVRTGLQVEWLSGSQIVYAKVLSGIKSFSKVQRGKTETIPIYLLSLGSAMINLSYFENHKFASTWSLPLGPREIQEINEITTTTPNNPIDVIKDYIGAKIGHLTRQIKPSANAAIMIQHADSLSNKYLHENDTVTRITSKEFDQFYKNTVNMPASYMMQEYQLEPAVAEHTLPNLIAIRKFIKLLKPDEIYITDMSVITGLLMQEAKKHTNKEIYSDDIITTFAKNMANRYLVDENHAKEVERFALHIFDRLRHVHMLNEKDRKLLTLAAIVDDVGNFINQSSRYEESAEILNANKLIGLSEKENEIVKEICRYQTIDEGPGKPDIGGHHYRNLDSHIQLQVAKLSAILRIAIALDASHKQKIKQIVVSLKEDNQLIIHAKTNADITLERWSFNKRAKLFEEVFGIKVSLKQEGMNR